The following are from one region of the Arachis duranensis cultivar V14167 chromosome 10, aradu.V14167.gnm2.J7QH, whole genome shotgun sequence genome:
- the LOC107471260 gene encoding microtubule-destabilizing protein 60, with product MEEAATKVVATPTKTTALMQHKLQNSENQNPNLPLKSSKSPKPKAAPAIVVRSPQNRIRQRKFLVAKRNNNSKTVSSCKCREEKGDDGAKCLCVAYENLRASQEEFLKNRQQELKKDCEDEEEELIEASLKIQDLRIHDNEEEVEKNEIDELELEGSSNVKRRRDKLLEEARNSVPETGSGKVMHLVKAFEKILSMPKSRKKDQNEEEEKFEEENEKREHNDENGHGEGNNGHTNSCKVKSKVMKWALPGLQFEQPSFKAPELEVTGSCSGSGSSLICASDLVLTSENLGLDSRISVSSSWDSSHGSVSSRTSATGGRRSRRNSLDSSGAYGGRRWKKKQPPKVTNQKPFKLRTEQRGELKKEEFMKKVQEIMTEEQKMRIPIAQGLPWTTDEPECLVKPPVKESTKPIDLKLHSDVRAVDRAEFDQQVAEKMSLIEQLKLERERQQKLEEEEEIRRLRRELIPKAQPMPYFDRPFIPRRSTKHPTIPREPKFHIPQHKKIKCLSWNDLKIY from the exons atggAAGAGGCAGCAACAAAAGTAGTTGCAACGCCAACCAAAACCACCGCATTAATGCAACACAAATTGCAAAATTCTGAGAATCAAAACCCTAATCTTCCTTTGAAATCGTCCAAATCTCCGAAGCCAAAAGCAGCACCCGCTATTGTTGTTCGATCTCCTCAGAACCGAATCAGACAGCGTAAGTTCCTCGTCGCGAAGAGAAACAACAACAGCAAAACGGTGTCGTCTTGCAAGTGCAGAGAAGAGAAAGGCGATGATGGCGCCAAATGCCTCTGCGTTGCCTATGAGAATCTCAGGGCTTCTCAGGAAGAGTTCTTGAAAAATCGCCAACAGGAATTGAAGAAGGATTgcgaagatgaagaagaagagctTATTGAAGCAAGCCTCAAAATCCAGGACCTTCGAATCCACGACAACGAGGAAGAGGTGGAGAAGAATGAAATCGACGAATTGGAATTGGAGGGAAGCTCTAATGTGAAGAGAAGGAGGGACAAGTTGTTGGAAGAAGCGAGAAATAGTGTCCCCGAAACAGGGTCCGGGAAAGTGATGCATTTGGTGAAGGCCTTCGAGAAGATTCTATCTATGCCAAAATCAAGGAAGAAGGATCAGAATGAGGAAGAGGAAAAATTCGAAGAGGAGAACGAGAAGAGGGAACACAACGACGAAAATGGACACGGAGAGGGTAATAACGGTCATACAAATAGTTGCAAGGTTAAGAGCAAGGTGATGAAATGGGCATTGCCTGGTTTGCAATTTGAGCAACCTTCTTTCAAAGCACCTGAACTTGAGGTTACTGGTTCTTGTTCTGGTTCTGGTTCTTCCTTGATTTGCGCTTCTGATTTGGTTTTGACATCGGAGAACCTTGGATTGGACTCAAGGATCTCGGTTTCTTCTTCCTGGGATAGTAGCCATGGAAG TGTGTCTAGTAGGACTTCAGCTACTGGGggtagaaggagtaggagaaAT agcTTGGATTCGAGTGGTGCTTATGGAGGAAGGAGGTGGAAGAAGAAGCAGCCGCCAAAAGTCACTAACCAAAAACCATTCAAGCTAAGAACAGAA CAAAGGGGGgaattgaaaaaggaagaatttatgaagaaggtgCAGGAGATAATGACAGAAGAACAGAAGATGAGGATTCCTATAGCACAGGGCCTTCCATGGACAACAGATGAACCAGAG TGCTTGGTAAAACCTCCTGTTAAAGAGAGCACCAAGCCTATTGATCTTAAGCTTCACAGTGATGTCCGAGCAGTGGATCGAGCTGAATTTGATCAACAG GTAGCAGAAAAGATGAGCTTGATAGAACAACTCAAATTGGAAAGAGAAAGACAGCAGAAG ttggaagaagaagaagaaatcagAAGGTTGAGGAGGGAACTCATTCCGAAAGCACAACCAATGCCTTATTTTGACAGACCCTTTATACCAAGGAG GTCTACGAAGCATCCAACAATACCAAGAGAACCCAAGTTTCACATACCACAACATAAGAAGATAAAGTGCTTGTCATGGAATGACTTGAAAATTTATTGA
- the LOC107471235 gene encoding 40S ribosomal protein S19-1, whose amino-acid sequence MATARTVKDVSPHEFVKAYASHLKRSGKMELPEWTDIVKTAKFKELAPYDPDWYYVRSASMARKIYLRGGLGVGAFKRIYGGSKRNGSRPPHFCRSSGSIARHILKQLQKMGIIEQELKGGRRITSNGRRDLDQVAGRIVVAP is encoded by the exons ATGGCAACCGCAAGGACGGTCAAGGATGTTTCGCCTCACGAATTCGTCAAGGCCTATGCCTCTCACCTGAAGCGTTCTGGCAAG ATGGAGCTGCCTGAGTGGACAGATATTGTGAAGACTGCAAAGTTTAAGGAACTGGCTCCATATGATCCTGACTGGTATTATGTTAGATCTG CCTCCATGGCAAGAAAGATCTATTTGAGAGGTGGTCTTGGTGTTGGTGCGTTTAAGAGGATCTATGGTGGAAGTAAGAGAAATGGAAGCCGCCCCCCACATTTCTGCCGGAGTAGCGGCAGTATTGCCAGACACATTCttaaacaattgcaaaagaTGGGCATTATTGAGCAGGAGTTAAAAGG TGGTAGAAGAATCACTTCCAATGGCCGACGGGATCTTGATCAAGTTGCTGGTCGCATTGTTGTTGCCCCTTGA